The Gammaproteobacteria bacterium genome includes the window GCGTAGAGCATGGTGCTATTTTTCGTCCGTAGGGGGTTGCAGGTAGCGCGACAAATACACCGATTGCAGGATAACAAACAGCAGCGTCAGACCCACGATGCCAAACAGCTTGAAATTGACCCAGGTGTCGGTATCGAAGCTGTACACCACATACAGGTTAATGAAGCCGAGCATGCAGAAGAACACGGTCCAGCTGATATTGAGCCGTGTCCAGAGCTCGGCGGGCAGTGTCATGCTGCCACCCATCATGCGCTGGGTAAGATTTTTGCTGCCCAGGTACTGACTGCCAAGAAAGGCCGCCGCGAACAGCCAGTTCAGCACCGTGGGTTTCCATTTGATGAACATCTCGTCCTGCAGCAACAGGGTGGCGCCGCCGAACACCACAATCAGCGCCAGGGTGACGAGATGCATGTTTTCAAAGCGCCGGTGCTTGAGCCAGAAACCGCCGACCTGCACAAAAGAGGCGACAATGGCTACGGCGGTGGCGACATAGATGTCGTAAACCTTGTAGGCCGCAAAGAACAGCAGAATCGGAAATAGATCAAACAGGAATTTCATGGCGTTATTTTAGCAGGGACAGCGGGTGATGTTACGGCGGCAGCAGGCTTTTTAAGCGATATAAGGTTTCGAGTGCCTCACGCGGCGTAAGTTCATCGGGTTTGAGCGCGTGCACGGCCTCGCTCAAGGCAGCCGGTGGCGCGGGTGTGAGCAGTGGCAGCTGGCTGCTGCTGTGCGCAGGCGGCATTTGCCCACCCTGTTCGAGAGCGTACAGGCGCTGTTTGGCCTCGGCGATCACCGCCTGCGGTACGCCGGCCAGCGCCGCCACCTGCAGGCCGTAGCTCTGATTGGCCGGGCCTTCCTTGACGGCGTGCAGGAATATTATGCTGTCGCCGTGCTCCGCTGCGTCGAGGTGCACGTTGGCGCAGGCAGGCAGCTGCTCGGGCAGGGTGGTCAGCTCGAAGTAGTGGGTGGCAAACAGGGTGTAGGCGCCCAGCCGTGCGGCGAGATAGTGGGCCGAGGCCCAGGCCAGCGACAGGCCGTCGAAGGTGCTGGTGCCGCGCCCGACCTCATCCATCAGTACCAGACTGTCGCGGGTGGCGTTGTGCAGGATGGTGGCGGTCTCGGTCATTTCAACCATGAAGGTGGAGCGCCCGCCGGCCAGATCGTCGGAACTGCCGATGCGGGTGAAGATACGGTCGATGGGGCCTATCGTCGCCCGCGCCGCAGGCACGTAACTGCCGATGTGCGCCAGCAGCACGATGAGCGCAATCTGGCGCATGTAGGTGGATTTGCCGCCCATGTTGGGGCCGGTGATGATGAGCAGGCGGCGGCTGTCTTTGAGTTCGATATCATTCGGCACAAACGGTGTGTCGAGTGACGCCTCCACAATCGGGTGACGCCCGTCAGCGATGGTAATGCCTGCTGTGTCGCTGAGTTCCGGCGCGCGCCAGTCCAGCGTATCCGCGCGTTCGGCGAGTGTGGCGAGCACGTCCATCTCGGCCAGCGCGGCGGCGCACTGTTGCAGTGGAGCGAGCTGGGTAACGAGTTCTTCCAGCAGTTGCTCGTACAGCATTTTTTCGCGTGCCAGTGCGCGTTCAGCGGCGGAGAGGGCCTTGTCTTCGAAGCTTTTCAGTTCCGGCGTGATGTAGCGTTCGGCGCCCTTCAGCGTCTGGCGGCGCTGGTAGTCGTCAGGAATCTTGGCGGACTGGGCGCGACTGACTTCAATGTAATAACCGTGCACGCGATTGTAATTCACCTTGAGGGTGGCGATGCCGGTGCGCTCACGCTCACGCGCCTCCAGTGCCAGGAGATAGCCGCCGGCGTTTTCGCGTAATTCGCGCAACTCATCCAGTTCGGTATCGAAGCCGGGTGCGAGGACGCCGCCATCGCGAATCAGCATCGGCGGGTTTTCCACCACCGCGCGCAGCAGTTGCTGGTGCAGGGCGGCATGATCGCCCAGCTGCTGTGCCAGTGCCGCGATGCGTGGTGCATCGAGCTGAACCAGCAGTGCCTGAACTGCAGGCAGCAGATCCAGCGCAGTGCGCAGTTGCGCGAGATCGCGCGGGCGCGCCGATTTGAGTGCCACCCGCGCCAGGATGCGTTCGATATCGCCGATGCCGCGCAACAGTTCATGCAAGGGCAGGTAGCGCCGATCGTCGAGCAGCACGCCGAGGCTGTGCTGACGCAGACGCAGCACTGTGCGGTTGCGTAACGGCCGGTGGATCCAGCGCTTGAGCAGGCGGCTGCCCATGGCGGTGGCCGTGCGGTCGAGCACGCCGCAGAGGGTGTGTTCATGCGCCCCCGACAGGCTGAACTCAAGCTCCAGGTTGCGACGGCTGGCGGCATCGAGCAGCAGGGTGTCGCTGCGGTTTTCCAGGCTGAGCGTGTGCAGATGGGGCAGGCGGCTGCGCTGGGTATCCTGGACGTAGGCCAGCAGGGCGCCAGCGGCAGCAATGCCCAGCAGTGCCTGCGCGCAGCCAAAACCGGCCAGATCGCGGGTGCCGAATTGCGTGCACAGCAGGCGGGTGGCGGTGTCGAGATCGAAGTGCCACGGTGCCACCCGCCGCACGCCGCGCCAGCCGTCGAGCACTGCGGTGGGGCCCAGGGTCTCGTTCACCAGTATTTCCGCCGGGCGCAGGCGCTCGAGTTCGATGGCCAGTGCTTCTTCCCCCTCCAGTTCAAGCAGGCTGAAGCGGCCACCTCCCAGATCGAGCGCCGCCAGCCCGAACCTCCCCTGCTGGGCATGCAGGCACACAATCAGGGCGTCGCGCCGCTCCTCCAGCAGGGCCTCGTCGGTGACCGTGCCGGGGGTGATGATGCGCGCCACCTTGCGTTCTACCGGGCCCTTGCTCTTGGTCGGGTCGCCGACTTGTTCACAGATGGCGACTGACTCCCCGGCGCGTACCAGCCGCGCCAGATAGGCGTCGGCGGCATGGTAGGGGACCCCGGCCATCGGGATCAGTGCGCCGCCCGACTGGCCGCGGGCGGTGAGGGTGATATCGAGCAGG containing:
- a CDS encoding septation protein A, coding for MKFLFDLFPILLFFAAYKVYDIYVATAVAIVASFVQVGGFWLKHRRFENMHLVTLALIVVFGGATLLLQDEMFIKWKPTVLNWLFAAAFLGSQYLGSKNLTQRMMGGSMTLPAELWTRLNISWTVFFCMLGFINLYVVYSFDTDTWVNFKLFGIVGLTLLFVILQSVYLSRYLQPPTDEK
- the mutS gene encoding DNA mismatch repair protein MutS; the protein is MNKPDAPGVQHTPVMQQYLRIKAEHPDTLLFYRMGDFYELFFEDARKAACLLDITLTARGQSGGALIPMAGVPYHAADAYLARLVRAGESVAICEQVGDPTKSKGPVERKVARIITPGTVTDEALLEERRDALIVCLHAQQGRFGLAALDLGGGRFSLLELEGEEALAIELERLRPAEILVNETLGPTAVLDGWRGVRRVAPWHFDLDTATRLLCTQFGTRDLAGFGCAQALLGIAAAGALLAYVQDTQRSRLPHLHTLSLENRSDTLLLDAASRRNLELEFSLSGAHEHTLCGVLDRTATAMGSRLLKRWIHRPLRNRTVLRLRQHSLGVLLDDRRYLPLHELLRGIGDIERILARVALKSARPRDLAQLRTALDLLPAVQALLVQLDAPRIAALAQQLGDHAALHQQLLRAVVENPPMLIRDGGVLAPGFDTELDELRELRENAGGYLLALEARERERTGIATLKVNYNRVHGYYIEVSRAQSAKIPDDYQRRQTLKGAERYITPELKSFEDKALSAAERALAREKMLYEQLLEELVTQLAPLQQCAAALAEMDVLATLAERADTLDWRAPELSDTAGITIADGRHPIVEASLDTPFVPNDIELKDSRRLLIITGPNMGGKSTYMRQIALIVLLAHIGSYVPAARATIGPIDRIFTRIGSSDDLAGGRSTFMVEMTETATILHNATRDSLVLMDEVGRGTSTFDGLSLAWASAHYLAARLGAYTLFATHYFELTTLPEQLPACANVHLDAAEHGDSIIFLHAVKEGPANQSYGLQVAALAGVPQAVIAEAKQRLYALEQGGQMPPAHSSSQLPLLTPAPPAALSEAVHALKPDELTPREALETLYRLKSLLPP